One part of the Saccharomyces mikatae IFO 1815 strain IFO1815 genome assembly, chromosome: 1 genome encodes these proteins:
- the SMKI01G0845 gene encoding DUP/COS family protein encodes MKSLPEDIFHSYWNYLFNEVVHYLPIMVVVLIIVGLVLSMVHFRDSKPCVHVLGVLLFLTPFALIVPICFFREQLGDRNFQRKLLVEVITRKPAVKGKEWKTITYNMNQYLFVNNLWNTPYYFYRDEDCHRYFLSLIEGHTFKKQDKSSINSVKDVQRTEFFTFSPGPNYQVCLSKAAEIEQRSQNYYWRQQYPGIGALL; translated from the coding sequence ATGAAGTCTCTTCCTGAGGACATTTTCCATTCGTATTGGAACTATTTGTTTAACGAAGTAGTTCATTATCTGCCAATTATGGTAGTAGTCTTAATAATCGTAGGGTTAGTTTTGTCAATGGTGCATTTTCGCGACAGCAAACCTTGCGTTCACGTTCTTGGGGTATTACTATTCCTCACCCCTTTCGCTTTAATAGTTCCTATATGCTTTTTCAGGGAACAGCTCGGTGATCGGAATTTCCAAAGAAAGCTTTTAGTGGAAGTGATCACACGCAAACCCGCGGTGAAGGGGAAAGAATGGAAAACTATTACATACAATATGAACCAGTATTTATTCGTTAACAATTTATGGAACACTCCATACTACTTCTACCGCGACGAAGATTGCCATCGTTACTTTCTGAGCCTTATTGAAGGACACACCTTCAAGAAGCAAGACAAATCGTCCATCAACAGTGTCAAGGACGTACAACGCACcgaatttttcactttcagTCCCGGACCTAATTACCAAGTGTGTCTTTCCAAGGCAGCTGAGATCGAACAACGATCTCAGAATTATTACTGGCGACAGCAGTATCCCGGTATTGGTGCGCTTCTTTag
- the YAT1 gene encoding carnitine O-acetyltransferase YAT1 (similar to Saccharomyces cerevisiae YAT1 (YAR035W); ancestral locus Anc_3.176) — protein sequence MPNNLKRLPVPPLQDTLNRYLARVEPLQDERQNRRTRRTVLSAENLDALNTLHERLLEYDARLAANNPQSSYIEQFWYDAYLLYDASVVLNVNPYFQLQDDPTIKDTPETAAQGPYGAHTVQVRRAARLTTSILKFIRQIRHGTLRTDTVRGKTPLSMDQYERLFGSSRIPPGPGEPSCHLQTDATSHHVVAMYRGQFYWFDVLDTRNEPIFATPEQLEWNLYSIIMDAESASSGSAPFGVFTTESRRVWSNIRDYLFHAEDCTNWRNLKLIDSALFVICLDDVAFAADQQDELTRSMLCGTSNINLDPRQHQPPLNVQTGTCLNRWYDKLQLIVTKNGKAGINFEHTGVDGHTVLRLATDIYTDSILSFARGVTKNVVDIFGDDGKPPSSSASAASAARSANLITIPRKLEWRTDNFLQSSLHFAETRISDLISQYEFVNLDFSQYGASHVKSLFKCSPDAFVQQVFQVAYFALYGRFETVYEPAMTKAFQNGRTEAIRSVTLQSKLFVKSLLDQDASDSTKVQLLHEACAAHSQITRECSQGLGQDRHLYALYCIWNQWYKDKLELPPIFQDKSWAAMQNNVLSTSNCGNPCLRSFGFGPVTANGFGIGYIIRDHSISVVVSSRHRQTARFVSLMEKSLLEIDRIFKRQQRHAAKPAARATASAGTKSEDMKYLLSGYDYFDVSVSG from the coding sequence ATGCCAAACAACTTGAAAAGACTTCCCGTTCCTCCTCTGCAGGACACGCTCAACCGCTACCTAGCACGCGTGGAACCGCTGCAGGACGAACGCCAGAACCGCCGCACGCGCCGCACTGTGCTCTCCGCAGAAAACCTGGACGCACTGAACACGCTGCACGAGCGGCTGCTAGAATACGACGCACGCCTCGCAGCAAACAACCCCCAATCTTCGTACATCGAGCAGTTTTGGTACGACGCGTACCTGCTGTACGACGCATCCGTCGTCCTCAACGTTAACCCGTACTTCCAACTGCAAGACGACCCAACCATCAAAGACACCCCAGAGACCGCGGCACAGGGACCGTACGGCGCTCACACGGTGCAAGTACGTCGTGCCGCACGACTCACCACCTCCATCCTCAAGTTCATCCGCCAGATCCGCCACGGCACTCTGCGCACAGACACCGTGCGCGGCAAAACGCCCCTGTCCATGGACCAATATGAGCGGCTATTTGGATCCAGCAGAATACCTCCGGGCCCCGGCGAGCCCTCTTGCCACTTGCAAACAGACGCCACGTCGCATCACGTGGTGGCAATGTATCGTGGCCAGTTCTACTGGTTCGACGTGCTGGACACCCGCAACGAGCCCATCTTTGCCACCCCAGAGCAACTGGAATGGAACCTGTACTCCATCATCATGGACGCGGAATCCGCCTCCAGCGGATCCGCGCCCTTTGGCGTGTTCACCACCGAGTCGCGTCGTGTGTGGTCCAACATCAGAGACTATCTGTTCCACGCCGAAGACTGTACCAACTGGCGCAATCTCAAACTGATCGACTCCGCGTTGTTCGTGATCTGTCTCGACGACGTAGCGTTTGCCGCGGACCAACAGGACGAGCTCACGCGTTCGATGCTGTGCGGGACTTCCAACATCAACCTCGACCCGCGCCAGCACCAGCCGCCATTGAACGTGCAAACGGGTACCTGTCTCAACCGCTGGTATGACAAGTTACAACTGATCGTGACCAAGAACGGCAAGGCCGGCATCAACTTCGAACACACGGGCGTAGACGGCCACACCGTGCTGCGACTTGCCACAGACATCTACACAGACTCGATTCTGAGTTTTGCACGTGGTGTCACCAAGAACGTAGTGGACATCTTTGGCGATGATGGGAAaccaccatcatcatcagcaTCAGCAGCATCAGCCGCTCGCTCCGCCAACTTGATCACCATCCCCCGTAAACTGGAATGGCGTACGGATAATTTTCTGCAATCATCGTTGCACTTTGCCGAGACCCGCATCTCGGACCTCATCTCGCAGTACGAGTTTGTCAATCTTGACTTCTCGCAATACGGCGCCTCGCACGTCAAGTCGCTGTTCAAATGCTCTCCGGACGCCTTCGTGCAGCAGGTGTTCCAGGTCGCCTATTTCGCGCTGTACGGCCGGTTCGAGACCGTGTACGAGCCTGCCATGACCAAGGCGTTCCAGAACGGCCGCACGGAGGCCATCCGTTCTGTTACGCTGCAATCCAAGCTCTTTGTCAAGTCGCTGCTGGACCAGGACGCCTCGGACTCCACCAAGGTCCAGCTCTTGCACGAGGCGTGCGCCGCACATTCGCAAATCACTAGGGAATGCTCGCAGGGTCTGGGCCAGGACCGCCACCTGTATGCTCTATACTGCATCTGGAACCAGTGGTACAAGGACAAGCTGGAGCTGCCTCCCATCTTCCAGGACAAGTCGTGGGCCGCCATGCAGAACAACGTTTTGAGCACTTCCAACTGCGGTAACCCATGCCTCAGAAGTTTCGGGTTCGGACCCGTCACTGCTAACGGCTTCGGCATCGGCTACATCATCAGAGACCATTCCATCTCCGTGGTTGTGTCTTC